CCCGAGCGCCCcagacagaggaaaaggaggaaaccTCGCGTCCTCTTTTCTCAAGCCCAAGTGTACGAACTGGAGAGAAGGTTCAAGCAGCAGAAATACCTCTCGGCCCCCGAGAGGGACCATCTAGCGAACGTCCTAAAGCTCACCTCCACCCAGGTGAAAATTTGGTTCCAGAATCGAAGGTACAAATGCAAAAGGCAGAGACAGGACCAGACGCTGGAAATGGTGGGGATCCCTCCCCCGCGGCGGATCGCGGTGCCGGTGCTGGTGCGCGATGGGAAGCCCTGCCTGGGGGAATCTTCCCCCTACAGTTCGCCCTACAATGTCAGCATTAACCCCTACAGCTACAACGCCTACCCCGCGTACACCAACTACAACAGCCCCGCCTGCAACGCCAACTACAACTGCAACTACCCCTCCATGCAGCCCATGCAGCCCTCGGCGCCCGCCAACAACTTCATGAACTTCGGCGTGGGGGACTTGAATTCGGTGCAAACGCCCATCCCGCAGGGCAACGCGGGCATCTCCACCTTGCACGGCATCCGAGCCTGGTAGAGCCGCCCCGCACCCAGCCCGCTGCCCCCGCGGCTGGAGGGGCTGCGGCCGCGCCTGCGAGCCGGGCTCGGGACATTTCCAGGCTTGGGGACGGTTCAGTGGAGCATCCCGGCGGATCTCACCAGTGTGGTGGCCGTGGACGGGGCGGGTTTCGGTATTTCGTGCGGGGCCAAGCAAGCACCGGCGCGGGGATGCCCGCATTTCCCGGCCCCCTTCCACCCCTGTCTTCACCCTGATaattcccctccttccttcctacAAACCAGCCGGTAATTTCGCGTGACTTGTTCCCAACAACACCCAGCCAAGCCCTGcaactctctcttttttttttttttttttttttaacttttactCTATACTAATTATTATTGTCATCCACATTTAATTTTTGCACTTCCCATACGGTCCCCGCTGTTCGGTCAGTTCGGCATCTCGGC
This is a stretch of genomic DNA from Vidua chalybeata isolate OUT-0048 chromosome 15, bVidCha1 merged haplotype, whole genome shotgun sequence. It encodes these proteins:
- the NKX2-5 gene encoding homeobox protein Nkx-2.5, whose translation is MFPSPVTTTPFSVKDILNLEQQQSGLGSMELASLASPSCMLATFKQEAFSAEPPALPDLREELPEPPPGKTTAAFPGSYYVKSYVEMDSAKEAKADKKELCSLHKSLEQEKRDLEDPERPRQRKRRKPRVLFSQAQVYELERRFKQQKYLSAPERDHLANVLKLTSTQVKIWFQNRRYKCKRQRQDQTLEMVGIPPPRRIAVPVLVRDGKPCLGESSPYSSPYNVSINPYSYNAYPAYTNYNSPACNANYNCNYPSMQPMQPSAPANNFMNFGVGDLNSVQTPIPQGNAGISTLHGIRAW